The proteins below come from a single Terriglobia bacterium genomic window:
- a CDS encoding NUDIX hydrolase has product MKRDYPDRPLVGVGAVIVQDGRAVIVERSTEPLKGQWSIPGGALELGETLRQCAAREALEETGLQVEAVDVLDVFDSIYRDPDGRTRYHYVLIDFFCRVVGGELKAGGDAAQARWMAREELGNFAITETAQKVIRKALERQGGCE; this is encoded by the coding sequence ATGAAACGTGATTATCCCGACCGCCCTCTCGTCGGTGTTGGCGCGGTCATCGTACAGGACGGCCGCGCGGTGATCGTCGAGCGCTCCACCGAGCCGCTGAAAGGGCAGTGGTCCATCCCCGGCGGCGCGCTGGAGCTCGGCGAAACCCTGCGTCAGTGCGCCGCGCGCGAGGCGCTGGAGGAAACCGGGCTGCAGGTGGAAGCGGTGGACGTGCTGGATGTGTTTGACAGCATTTATCGCGATCCGGACGGCCGCACGCGCTATCACTACGTGCTGATTGATTTCTTCTGCCGCGTGGTGGGCGGCGAGTTGAAGGCCGGCGGGGATGCGGCGCAGGCGCGCTGGATGGCGCGCGAGGAGCTGGGGAATTTCGCTATCACCGAAACCGCGCAGAAGGTGATCCGGAAGGCGCTGGAGAGGCAAGGGGGTTGCGAGTAG
- a CDS encoding FecR domain-containing protein, giving the protein MTKQRLLLGVVMTVLLAGLVVPAHAAPAPKTPAPKVGQKAGAISALLPVATITRGTGKAAVTNEAKKGDDLVWNDLVKTLKGGRARITLTDQSILSLGSQSELKIVKHDDRSQQTALQLYGGRMRAEVAKITRQGGSFELRTPTAVAGVIGTDFGSDASSVGTTVFLCISGITQISSSDPSIQGSVQCAAGLTTSVTAGKPPTIPTNATPQQIQQLIQDTEPANITAMSPTSAMPGTTFDAAIGGTKLAAVNAVSVTGSGVTVSLSGAPTDTAVTVHMVIAANAAPGPRTLTLTKPSGAASAAVFTILVPPTAAGSGDLKKPYHDLFDQERQTNKAGLTALVASVQQAVNQTLQQLQSANQGNVVDLSPATNNLNQQVATIQNSINQAGGQVDQAVTSALATFDSQYQLAWNALLQRNPAGVPDDTFNQALQAAYNQVNASLGLAFANIAGSLNTNVQAATGTVTQLGQTWMTTIANAAIAAPTPAANNTEFSAFLGAAFGSGSVTAPDASRSKGNNGASIVRYQWVLCDSGYRPAQFGVPIPANATGCNPLAGYASTSSDFQFPTCNLTAADYIARVTVTDTNNQQAAMDVKVHVLASTYDDPTTRVLNLAAAFGTLQVTQFLSFFDQTAFSGYNSLEQNVRSTFPVLASMNINPRVSQANISCNDVTVRADWVQNYTFKANPNIPFSQGEQLSIRMSRAPGKGWYITDFQGDNGTVQGQLPGPAVTTNPLPDLQVTSVYATYTGGSSAAAQVVPPGPQSFTAVVANTGGADLSAATIVRFTLLDSNNTALTTTDVGLPLPLTAGSTQNLTALLTVPGTLALGSPLLVQATVNPTCTVAEALCDAANTSAQPLTLGTPVHLTQTATPNLSSGGAAAVLTVTVDGPGTFALVLPTGIIGCAPAPCAPSAENASPIAQTVTSATGGTLSWDLQAGFTALTGPALTTNITFLGFNFPVNYAVTGQTNYVVQSVSFAGHTPPFTGAQGVQVGETLVINAVVANVGNVSQVGQITVAASCSGGPAGNTACNGGGGGTGNPTTTIAAPAAGTTTTATMIATTNNFLPGTYLGMVALTTTLAQSSTADDSLTLPFEAVDFNLSIVVPPGFLETQPGGGAAAAATAPTQNVLLGGTAQISVNLDETGNPTAFPLLVTATTDNTAVTITPPSFTGPGSASTATSGSPSGAVPVTAVYSATNHGVTKNATQVLNYVTASVTPTNLFLNGPSDPLKLQMGQTSLTCVITAGQPPAGCPANPDITLTVSSTPSFAGAAGNAATVTPPAPTAGFTATVTPTTVTQGGTFDLRVAAAIGANTSTVTALPVVVTLPNSNPPANVTYTLYVQAIGVPDLQVVSATPARTLSTATPWLSGEGLDFTVVVRNGGNTASAGNETLTINLNGYQVDSGGRGPAVKVPSLGPNTSTNIVVHAIAPDVGVGALSSGTLVTKVAADTAGDLNYADNSLTQGVAVSNWRLGVSNPGASDATPLVVTITSGGPSWSNQALVAGTIDSGGTTALTFIPSPGVVGSKLAITGFAPGTSPDSFFATVTVSDTTTQSGLYPAQVLVQLMDGGAVTAQRQATIHVQVNNTFIAAPSYPLAVQCTHNGASCVAGSAPAVPIQVNGALTELYIATVVPVSCTPTEGVTCQGTADIVITDGTNTSTTPPQAKGQPFNSGAVFQVTANQDANGNITTGAASGYSITINGIQRSLTTSPDPVGQTVGVPVNVGDIIITTNAGANGCTAVAPNGPPVPLTVNWAIASMGGFNVPTIAWEWEDANHVPVGAAPLSFTNPSGTSSGAPNYSNPPVFNLTNTPALNVPPPDGLLLYFFAATVTNGTSSATKYFPFYFDASLSQNFCGAAASARGGFTRINGSWNRSAGGGGAIPLGKRLATGAVPLSGMDLHVSAADVSYTPSLPKFGDTVQVRFRVRNDGTADAKGVPIALQVNGVTVASDTFDVGAGRSALGGLQWNSSRSAGMPVAAGTRPAALRPARIGARTGGGPLNDTGGGSGDRPAGLTRVSALLVIDPQHTVPQKTTLDKSAPLAHFTMSSGPAQRDAAGGVAAGPSQRVLLEIQEGACAGMRLSTGSVGPCGTADLELTVADIAKGIYMLSADSGVADLGAAFGGVAPDSARASSELAGVAGHSYSVQLSGGRTAVITIDSIRNPGQLDAATRALFRNSAVLVMRSLGSASGAAATGDLAGGVRGATVFVQLSVQVQ; this is encoded by the coding sequence ATGACGAAGCAACGACTGCTGCTCGGGGTTGTCATGACCGTTCTGTTGGCGGGGTTGGTAGTGCCCGCGCACGCCGCCCCGGCGCCAAAAACACCGGCCCCCAAAGTGGGACAGAAGGCGGGCGCCATCAGCGCGCTGCTGCCGGTCGCCACCATCACTCGCGGGACGGGCAAGGCTGCGGTGACCAACGAGGCGAAGAAGGGTGACGACCTGGTCTGGAACGACCTGGTGAAGACGCTGAAGGGCGGGCGCGCCCGCATCACGCTGACCGACCAATCCATCCTGTCGCTGGGGTCGCAGTCGGAATTGAAGATCGTCAAGCACGACGACCGGTCGCAGCAAACGGCGCTGCAACTCTACGGCGGACGGATGCGGGCGGAAGTGGCCAAGATCACGCGCCAGGGCGGCAGCTTCGAACTGCGTACGCCCACGGCGGTCGCCGGCGTCATCGGCACCGACTTCGGCTCCGACGCCTCCAGCGTCGGGACCACAGTATTCTTGTGCATTTCCGGCATTACCCAGATTTCCAGCAGCGATCCCAGTATCCAAGGCTCGGTGCAGTGCGCGGCGGGATTGACCACCAGCGTCACCGCCGGCAAGCCGCCGACCATCCCGACCAATGCCACGCCGCAGCAGATCCAGCAACTGATTCAGGATACGGAACCGGCGAACATCACCGCTATGTCGCCGACCTCGGCGATGCCGGGCACGACGTTTGATGCCGCCATCGGTGGAACCAAGCTGGCCGCGGTGAACGCGGTGAGCGTGACCGGATCGGGCGTGACGGTGTCGTTGTCGGGCGCGCCCACAGACACAGCGGTGACGGTCCACATGGTGATCGCCGCCAATGCAGCCCCGGGGCCGCGCACCCTTACGCTGACCAAGCCGAGCGGGGCGGCCTCGGCCGCCGTCTTTACCATTTTGGTTCCGCCCACAGCCGCGGGCTCGGGGGACCTGAAGAAACCCTACCACGACCTGTTCGACCAGGAGCGACAAACCAACAAGGCAGGACTGACGGCGCTCGTCGCATCAGTGCAGCAGGCGGTGAACCAGACACTGCAGCAGTTGCAGTCCGCCAACCAGGGCAACGTGGTGGACCTGTCGCCCGCGACGAACAATTTGAACCAGCAGGTTGCCACCATCCAGAACTCCATCAACCAGGCGGGCGGGCAGGTGGACCAGGCGGTGACGAGCGCGCTGGCGACCTTTGATTCGCAGTACCAGTTGGCATGGAACGCGCTGCTACAGCGCAATCCCGCGGGAGTGCCCGACGACACGTTCAACCAGGCGCTGCAAGCCGCGTACAACCAGGTGAACGCCAGCCTGGGCCTGGCATTCGCGAACATTGCCGGCAGCCTGAACACCAACGTGCAAGCCGCGACGGGCACGGTCACGCAGTTGGGGCAGACGTGGATGACGACGATCGCCAACGCTGCCATCGCGGCCCCGACACCGGCCGCGAACAATACCGAGTTTTCCGCCTTCCTGGGCGCGGCCTTCGGTTCAGGAAGCGTTACGGCCCCGGATGCGAGCCGGTCGAAGGGCAACAACGGCGCGTCCATCGTGCGCTACCAGTGGGTGCTGTGCGATTCCGGGTACCGTCCGGCGCAATTTGGCGTGCCCATTCCGGCGAATGCGACCGGCTGCAATCCGCTGGCGGGCTATGCGTCCACCAGTTCGGACTTCCAGTTCCCGACCTGTAACCTGACCGCGGCCGACTACATTGCGCGCGTCACCGTGACCGACACCAACAACCAGCAAGCGGCCATGGACGTGAAGGTCCACGTGCTGGCCTCGACCTATGACGACCCCACCACGCGCGTGCTGAACCTGGCCGCGGCGTTCGGCACGCTGCAGGTGACCCAATTCCTCTCGTTCTTCGACCAGACCGCGTTCTCGGGCTACAACTCACTAGAGCAAAACGTGCGCAGCACCTTCCCGGTGCTGGCGTCGATGAACATCAACCCGCGCGTGTCGCAGGCCAACATCTCGTGCAACGACGTGACGGTGCGCGCCGACTGGGTGCAGAATTACACCTTCAAGGCCAACCCCAACATCCCATTCAGCCAGGGCGAGCAGCTTTCCATCCGCATGAGCCGCGCGCCGGGGAAGGGCTGGTACATCACCGACTTCCAGGGCGATAACGGAACGGTGCAAGGGCAATTGCCGGGTCCGGCGGTGACCACGAATCCGCTACCCGATTTGCAGGTCACCTCGGTGTACGCCACCTATACCGGCGGCAGCTCCGCGGCGGCGCAGGTCGTGCCGCCCGGACCGCAGTCCTTCACCGCAGTGGTGGCTAACACCGGCGGCGCCGACTTGAGCGCGGCCACCATCGTCCGCTTCACCCTGCTGGACAGCAATAACACCGCGCTGACGACCACCGATGTTGGCCTGCCACTGCCGCTGACGGCTGGCAGCACGCAGAACCTGACCGCATTGCTGACCGTTCCCGGCACGCTGGCGCTGGGCTCGCCCTTGCTGGTGCAGGCGACGGTGAATCCGACCTGCACGGTGGCGGAGGCGCTCTGCGACGCCGCCAACACGTCGGCGCAGCCGCTCACCCTGGGTACGCCGGTGCACCTGACCCAGACCGCCACGCCGAATTTGTCGTCCGGCGGGGCGGCGGCAGTGCTGACGGTGACCGTGGATGGCCCAGGAACCTTCGCGCTGGTGCTGCCGACGGGCATCATCGGGTGCGCGCCCGCCCCGTGCGCTCCCTCGGCGGAGAACGCCAGTCCGATCGCGCAAACCGTGACCTCCGCTACGGGCGGCACCTTGAGCTGGGACCTGCAAGCGGGGTTCACGGCTTTGACCGGGCCCGCGCTCACCACCAACATCACCTTTCTGGGCTTCAACTTCCCGGTGAACTATGCCGTGACCGGGCAGACTAATTATGTGGTCCAGAGCGTTTCGTTCGCCGGGCATACGCCGCCCTTTACGGGTGCGCAGGGTGTCCAGGTGGGCGAGACCCTGGTCATCAATGCGGTGGTGGCCAACGTCGGCAACGTAAGCCAAGTGGGACAGATCACGGTGGCTGCGAGTTGCAGCGGCGGTCCGGCCGGGAACACAGCGTGCAACGGTGGCGGTGGCGGCACCGGGAATCCGACCACAACGATTGCGGCGCCGGCGGCAGGAACCACGACTACGGCAACCATGATCGCCACCACCAACAATTTCCTGCCGGGCACGTATTTGGGCATGGTGGCCTTGACGACCACGCTGGCGCAAAGCTCCACGGCCGACGACTCGCTGACCCTGCCGTTCGAAGCGGTGGACTTCAACCTCTCGATCGTGGTACCCCCTGGCTTCCTGGAAACGCAACCGGGCGGCGGGGCCGCCGCGGCAGCGACTGCGCCGACGCAGAATGTGCTGCTGGGCGGCACGGCGCAGATCAGCGTGAATTTGGACGAGACCGGCAATCCAACGGCGTTCCCGCTGCTGGTGACTGCGACGACCGACAATACTGCCGTTACGATCACGCCGCCCTCGTTCACAGGGCCGGGCTCCGCGAGCACAGCCACGAGCGGGTCGCCGAGCGGCGCGGTGCCGGTCACGGCGGTGTACAGCGCCACCAATCACGGAGTAACCAAGAACGCCACCCAGGTGCTGAACTATGTGACGGCCTCGGTGACGCCGACCAATCTGTTCCTCAACGGTCCCAGCGACCCGCTGAAATTGCAGATGGGGCAGACAAGTTTGACGTGCGTCATTACCGCAGGCCAGCCGCCCGCCGGTTGTCCGGCAAACCCCGATATCACACTGACCGTCAGCTCAACGCCCAGCTTTGCCGGCGCCGCCGGCAATGCCGCGACCGTGACGCCGCCAGCACCGACCGCGGGCTTTACCGCGACGGTAACGCCAACCACCGTGACGCAAGGTGGAACGTTTGACTTGCGGGTTGCAGCGGCGATCGGCGCTAATACGTCCACGGTGACGGCATTGCCGGTAGTGGTGACGCTGCCCAACAGCAATCCCCCGGCGAATGTGACCTACACGTTGTATGTGCAAGCGATAGGCGTTCCCGACCTGCAGGTGGTGAGCGCCACCCCGGCACGCACGCTGAGTACGGCTACGCCCTGGCTATCGGGCGAGGGGCTCGACTTTACCGTCGTGGTGAGGAATGGCGGCAACACCGCCAGCGCGGGCAATGAAACTCTCACCATCAATTTGAATGGGTACCAGGTGGACTCGGGCGGCAGGGGGCCTGCCGTGAAAGTTCCTTCGCTTGGGCCCAACACCAGCACCAACATCGTGGTCCACGCGATCGCACCCGACGTGGGTGTGGGGGCATTGTCCAGCGGCACACTGGTCACCAAGGTGGCCGCAGACACGGCGGGCGACCTGAATTACGCCGATAACAGCCTGACGCAGGGCGTGGCAGTCTCCAACTGGCGCCTGGGAGTGAGCAACCCCGGCGCGTCCGACGCCACACCGTTGGTTGTGACCATCACCTCGGGCGGACCCTCGTGGTCGAACCAGGCGTTAGTGGCTGGCACGATTGACAGTGGCGGCACGACCGCCCTGACCTTCATTCCATCGCCGGGCGTAGTCGGCAGCAAGCTGGCGATCACGGGCTTCGCCCCCGGGACATCACCGGACAGCTTTTTCGCGACGGTCACGGTCAGCGACACGACGACGCAAAGCGGGTTGTACCCGGCGCAGGTGCTCGTGCAGTTGATGGATGGCGGTGCGGTGACGGCGCAGCGGCAGGCGACGATTCACGTGCAGGTGAACAACACATTCATCGCCGCGCCGAGTTATCCGCTGGCGGTCCAGTGCACGCACAACGGTGCGAGTTGCGTGGCGGGATCGGCGCCTGCTGTGCCCATCCAGGTCAATGGCGCATTGACCGAGCTCTACATCGCAACCGTGGTGCCCGTGTCGTGCACGCCGACCGAAGGTGTGACGTGCCAGGGCACGGCGGACATCGTGATCACGGACGGGACGAATACCTCAACCACGCCGCCGCAGGCAAAAGGACAGCCGTTCAACTCCGGCGCGGTGTTCCAGGTAACGGCGAACCAGGATGCGAACGGCAACATCACCACCGGCGCGGCCAGCGGGTACAGCATTACCATCAACGGCATCCAGCGGTCGCTGACGACCTCGCCGGATCCGGTCGGGCAGACGGTCGGTGTTCCGGTGAACGTGGGCGACATCATCATCACGACCAATGCGGGCGCGAACGGCTGCACGGCGGTGGCGCCCAACGGTCCGCCGGTTCCGTTGACCGTGAACTGGGCCATCGCGAGCATGGGCGGCTTCAACGTGCCGACTATCGCCTGGGAATGGGAGGATGCCAACCACGTTCCGGTGGGTGCGGCCCCGTTGAGCTTCACCAATCCGAGCGGAACCAGTTCAGGCGCGCCGAATTACAGCAACCCACCGGTATTCAACCTGACCAACACCCCCGCTCTCAACGTCCCGCCCCCGGATGGATTGCTGCTGTACTTTTTCGCAGCGACGGTCACCAATGGGACCTCCAGTGCGACCAAGTACTTCCCGTTTTATTTCGACGCGTCGCTGAGCCAGAATTTCTGCGGCGCAGCCGCTTCGGCTCGCGGGGGCTTCACGCGGATTAACGGCTCGTGGAACCGGAGCGCGGGCGGCGGCGGCGCCATCCCGCTGGGGAAGCGCCTGGCAACCGGCGCGGTCCCGCTCAGCGGGATGGACTTGCACGTGAGCGCCGCGGACGTTTCCTACACGCCGTCCCTACCCAAGTTCGGCGACACCGTCCAGGTTCGTTTCCGGGTGCGCAATGACGGCACCGCGGACGCGAAGGGCGTCCCCATCGCGCTGCAGGTGAACGGCGTCACGGTGGCAAGCGACACGTTTGACGTCGGCGCGGGCCGTAGCGCGCTCGGCGGACTGCAGTGGAACTCGTCCCGCTCAGCGGGAATGCCGGTGGCCGCGGGCACACGGCCGGCGGCATTACGTCCGGCGAGAATCGGCGCACGAACCGGCGGCGGCCCGCTGAATGACACCGGCGGTGGCAGTGGGGACCGGCCCGCCGGCCTGACGCGCGTCTCCGCGCTGCTGGTCATTGATCCGCAGCACACGGTGCCGCAAAAGACGACGCTCGACAAATCGGCTCCGCTGGCGCACTTCACCATGAGCAGCGGTCCCGCTCAGCGGGATGCCGCCGGCGGCGTGGCCGCGGGCCCGTCGCAGCGCGTGCTGCTGGAAATTCAGGAGGGCGCCTGCGCCGGAATGCGGCTTTCGACGGGGAGCGTCGGCCCATGCGGCACTGCCGACCTGGAGCTGACCGTCGCCGATATCGCCAAGGGGATCTACATGCTGAGCGCCGACTCCGGCGTGGCCGACCTGGGTGCGGCGTTTGGCGGCGTTGCCCCGGACAGCGCGCGCGCCAGTTCGGAACTGGCGGGAGTCGCCGGCCACAGCTACTCAGTGCAGTTGAGCGGCGGGCGCACGGCGGTGATCACCATTGACTCCATCCGCAACCCGGGGCAGTTGGATGCCGCGACGCGTGCCCTGTTCCGCAATAGCGCGGTCCTCGTCATGCGCAGCCTCGGTTCCGCCTCCGGAGCCGCGGCGACCGGTGATCTTGCCGGCGGCGTGCGCGGCGCCACCGTGTTCGTGCAGTTGAGCGTGCAGGTGCAGTAA
- a CDS encoding adenylate/guanylate cyclase domain-containing protein yields MNSVLKKIGETWGKFADLVGRVPAKRVDMGIAAAVTLLAMVVYVLVAITAQTRALFGFLDTMELRSLDARYKTRGPRHSCTGQAASRDCIDDRIVIIGLDEKTLQKVGSYPIARNYYAKAVDQLTAGGARVIGFDFDFPTPEKNSAVEKLKELESQVSGSVSPAVLEKIREIERTSDNDAILADSMKRAGNVVLGHIFLGEDRAKQIDAKASEDYYNVLWGHPFPQMQKLTGNFDLGKAWFDPVAGHEGGVGYGIESNIRILAEAARSYGFFNYGPERDGIYRRAPALIRYQDREWFPSLPIEMLKVYENIKDQSEVAYMGSNGLERMEVGPHSFFTQPDGSFLINFAGPFKTYPHYSMADVMDGTVPPPRFKGKIVILGATALGIGDLRPMPFQTTDYMGVELHANVLDNLLNNDIPGRGFLKRGIYEESIDIVFILLFGVGMGYLFARLQPLYSTFSVIAALVAFYGITYFAFTHYGMWLYFVIPAGALVVNYGAITSFRMVFEEREKRKVRKMLSSYVSPGVIHLIEQDPKKYFKTGGESKELTIMFSDIRSFTTISEGLTPDALVTLLNEYLGEMTDILFTRWGTLDKYIGDALMAFWGSPFPQDDHSVRACHAALDMSKRLEELNLKWEVEGKKPLSIGIGINTGTVNVGNMGSSRRFAWTVMGDPVNLASRLEGQNKEYHTARIISEFTYAQVKDHYVCRDLDRIRVKGKLKPVKIYELMDFGKNAEKHRDLLTRWHDAQDAFYRMAWDEAVQKFEALLGNYPDDGPTETFLKRAYDYYKEPPAAGWDGVYVAKTK; encoded by the coding sequence ATGAATTCGGTCCTGAAAAAGATTGGCGAGACGTGGGGGAAGTTTGCCGACCTGGTCGGAAGGGTGCCGGCCAAGCGGGTGGACATGGGCATTGCCGCGGCGGTGACGCTGCTGGCGATGGTGGTGTATGTGCTGGTGGCGATTACGGCGCAGACGCGGGCGTTGTTCGGGTTCCTGGACACCATGGAGCTGCGTTCGCTGGATGCGCGCTACAAGACGCGCGGGCCGCGGCACAGTTGCACGGGACAGGCGGCCAGCCGCGATTGCATTGACGACCGGATCGTCATCATTGGGCTGGACGAAAAGACGCTGCAAAAGGTGGGGTCCTACCCCATCGCGCGCAATTACTACGCCAAGGCGGTGGACCAACTGACGGCAGGCGGGGCGCGGGTCATCGGATTCGACTTTGACTTCCCCACGCCGGAGAAGAACTCGGCGGTCGAGAAGCTGAAGGAACTGGAGAGCCAGGTGAGCGGCTCGGTGTCGCCGGCGGTGCTGGAGAAGATCCGCGAGATCGAGCGCACCAGCGATAACGACGCGATTCTGGCGGACTCGATGAAGCGCGCCGGCAACGTGGTGCTCGGACACATCTTCCTGGGCGAGGATCGCGCCAAGCAAATTGATGCCAAGGCGTCGGAGGATTACTACAACGTGCTTTGGGGGCACCCGTTTCCGCAGATGCAAAAGCTGACCGGGAACTTCGACCTGGGCAAGGCGTGGTTCGATCCGGTGGCCGGTCATGAAGGCGGCGTGGGCTACGGGATCGAGTCCAACATCCGCATCCTGGCGGAGGCGGCGCGGTCGTACGGGTTCTTCAACTACGGCCCGGAACGCGACGGCATTTACCGGCGCGCCCCCGCCCTGATCCGGTACCAAGATCGCGAATGGTTTCCGTCGCTGCCCATTGAGATGCTCAAGGTCTACGAGAACATCAAGGACCAAAGCGAAGTGGCCTACATGGGGTCGAACGGGCTGGAGCGGATGGAAGTGGGGCCACACTCTTTTTTCACCCAGCCGGATGGCAGCTTTCTGATCAACTTTGCCGGCCCGTTCAAGACCTATCCGCACTACTCCATGGCCGACGTGATGGACGGCACGGTGCCACCGCCGAGGTTCAAGGGCAAGATCGTGATCCTGGGAGCGACCGCGCTGGGCATCGGCGACTTGCGTCCCATGCCGTTCCAGACCACCGACTACATGGGAGTCGAGCTGCACGCCAATGTGCTCGACAACCTGCTGAACAACGACATTCCCGGGCGCGGATTCCTGAAGCGGGGGATTTACGAAGAAAGTATCGACATCGTTTTCATCCTCCTCTTCGGCGTCGGGATGGGGTACCTGTTCGCGCGCCTGCAGCCGCTGTACTCGACCTTTTCCGTGATCGCCGCCCTGGTCGCCTTTTACGGCATCACGTATTTCGCCTTTACCCACTACGGGATGTGGCTGTATTTCGTGATTCCCGCCGGCGCGCTGGTGGTGAACTACGGCGCCATCACCAGCTTCCGCATGGTGTTTGAAGAACGCGAAAAGCGGAAGGTGCGGAAGATGTTGAGCAGCTACGTCTCGCCGGGCGTCATCCATCTGATCGAGCAGGACCCCAAGAAATATTTCAAGACGGGCGGGGAGTCGAAGGAGCTGACCATCATGTTCAGCGATATCCGCTCCTTCACCACCATTTCCGAAGGCCTGACGCCGGATGCGCTGGTGACGCTGCTGAACGAGTACCTGGGCGAGATGACCGACATCCTGTTCACCCGCTGGGGCACGTTGGACAAGTACATCGGTGACGCGCTGATGGCGTTCTGGGGGTCGCCGTTTCCGCAGGACGACCACTCGGTGCGCGCCTGCCATGCCGCGCTCGACATGAGCAAGCGGCTGGAAGAGCTGAACCTGAAGTGGGAAGTGGAAGGGAAGAAGCCGCTGTCCATCGGTATCGGGATCAACACCGGGACGGTGAACGTGGGCAACATGGGGTCGAGCCGGCGGTTCGCATGGACGGTGATGGGCGACCCGGTGAACCTGGCTTCGCGCCTGGAAGGGCAGAACAAGGAGTACCACACGGCGCGCATCATCAGCGAGTTCACCTATGCGCAGGTGAAAGACCACTACGTTTGCCGCGATCTGGATCGGATCCGGGTAAAGGGCAAGCTGAAGCCGGTGAAGATCTACGAGCTGATGGACTTCGGCAAGAATGCCGAAAAACACCGCGACCTGCTGACGCGCTGGCACGACGCGCAGGACGCGTTCTACCGCATGGCGTGGGATGAGGCGGTGCAGAAGTTCGAAGCATTGCTGGGCAACTATCCCGATGACGGACCGACGGAGACGTTCCTGAAGAGGGCTTACGACTACTACAAGGAACCCCCGGCGGCGGGCTGGGACGGCGTGTACGTGGCCAAGACCAAGTGA
- a CDS encoding STAS domain-containing protein, with translation MITLEIRNYPHLAVLRCSGRIVRGDGADDLLRAAKSQDKRHLQIDLSGVESIDAGGLGVLAALEKWAEDGNRTIEIINPSMRVRQALEATKLSSVLQVWPAIEDREDVA, from the coding sequence GTGATAACGCTGGAAATCCGGAACTATCCGCATCTTGCCGTATTGCGCTGTTCGGGCCGAATCGTTCGCGGCGACGGAGCCGATGACCTGCTGCGGGCAGCGAAATCGCAAGACAAACGCCATCTTCAGATCGACCTCAGCGGGGTTGAGTCCATTGACGCAGGTGGATTGGGAGTTTTGGCCGCATTGGAAAAATGGGCGGAGGATGGGAATCGCACAATCGAGATCATCAATCCCTCGATGCGGGTCCGGCAGGCGCTGGAGGCGACGAAGCTGAGTTCAGTTCTCCAGGTTTGGCCCGCCATTGAGGATCGAGAGGACGTCGCGTAG
- a CDS encoding SEL1-like repeat protein has product MRLKSAVLAVLALSAGAMAQLSAPAVHVSPRISNLLKKAEQGDAIAQFTLARDYQEGREVGQDYAEALKWYQRASDRGEPASQCNLGRMYADGAGIARDDATAVKWYMRSAVQQYPPGMTNLGYMYATGRGIAQDYQAAVRWYRKAAEKDYAPAQSNLGYMYAQGWGVVQDDREAVRWYGKAAHRGFAPALDNLGEMKLHGRGVAQDVAEAIRLFQKAAALGSAGAANNLGWCYEHGTGVALSLAEAVNWYRKAAEAGVAEAQYNLAILYLEGRGVAQSDSEAQAWFARAAQRGYRPAREPAAMAANGTAHFDSNADIQADFKGP; this is encoded by the coding sequence ATGCGGCTAAAATCGGCAGTACTCGCGGTATTGGCGCTCAGCGCCGGCGCGATGGCGCAGCTGAGCGCACCGGCAGTTCACGTCTCGCCAAGGATTTCCAACCTGCTGAAGAAAGCGGAACAGGGCGATGCAATCGCGCAATTTACCCTGGCGCGCGACTACCAGGAAGGGCGCGAGGTCGGCCAGGATTACGCCGAAGCGCTGAAATGGTACCAGCGCGCGTCCGACCGCGGCGAGCCGGCGTCGCAATGCAATCTCGGGCGGATGTATGCCGACGGCGCGGGCATCGCGCGCGACGACGCCACCGCCGTCAAGTGGTACATGCGCTCGGCGGTGCAGCAATACCCGCCGGGCATGACCAACCTGGGCTACATGTACGCCACCGGGCGCGGCATCGCGCAGGACTACCAAGCCGCGGTGCGCTGGTACCGCAAAGCGGCGGAGAAGGACTACGCGCCGGCGCAGTCCAACCTTGGCTACATGTACGCGCAGGGCTGGGGCGTGGTGCAGGACGATCGCGAAGCGGTGCGGTGGTACGGGAAAGCGGCGCACCGCGGCTTCGCGCCCGCCCTCGACAACCTCGGGGAAATGAAACTGCACGGCCGCGGTGTGGCGCAAGACGTCGCCGAGGCGATCCGCCTGTTCCAGAAAGCGGCGGCGCTGGGCTCGGCGGGCGCAGCCAACAACCTCGGCTGGTGCTATGAGCACGGCACAGGCGTGGCGCTCAGCCTCGCCGAGGCCGTGAATTGGTACCGCAAAGCGGCGGAGGCAGGTGTGGCCGAGGCGCAGTACAATCTCGCCATCCTTTACCTGGAAGGACGCGGCGTGGCGCAGAGCGACAGCGAAGCGCAGGCATGGTTCGCCCGGGCAGCGCAGCGCGGATACCGCCCGGCGCGCGAGCCTGCTGCCATGGCGGCGAACGGCACTGCGCACTTCGATTCCAACGCCGATATCCAGGCGGATTTCAAGGGGCCTTAA